From the Francisella frigiditurris genome, one window contains:
- a CDS encoding ABC transporter permease, whose amino-acid sequence MDKSNRNLRNTLVYLLPFSWFIIFLLVPFIFVLGISFTLPANGTPPVTPIILFKDDTLHFTLYLKNYLELLHYNLIFTALYDSIKVALITTILCILIGYPMALALSRAKQNTQIFFLVLIIIPYWTSFLLRTYAWVTLLGNHKLNQFLMSLGLPSMALLYNDFSMYLGMVYCYLPFLVLPLYSTLIKIDPILYDAAEDLGSKPINSFFKITLPLSMPGLISGSLLIFVPAVGEVVVPQIMGGKNTLMIGNIIWEEFFTSNNWGISAAISMLLIIILAIPILWMQRIQSKQTFV is encoded by the coding sequence ATGGATAAATCAAATAGAAACTTAAGAAATACTTTGGTTTATTTGTTACCATTTTCATGGTTTATTATATTTTTACTTGTACCATTCATATTTGTACTAGGTATAAGCTTTACACTTCCTGCTAACGGAACTCCTCCAGTTACTCCTATTATACTATTTAAAGATGATACGCTACATTTCACACTTTATTTAAAGAACTATTTAGAGCTACTACACTATAACTTAATTTTTACAGCACTCTATGACTCAATAAAAGTAGCTTTAATCACTACTATATTATGTATTCTAATAGGTTATCCTATGGCTTTAGCTTTATCTAGAGCAAAGCAAAACACTCAAATATTCTTCTTAGTACTTATAATTATTCCTTACTGGACTTCATTCTTACTTAGAACATATGCATGGGTAACTTTATTAGGCAACCATAAACTAAATCAATTTCTAATGAGTCTAGGACTTCCTAGTATGGCATTGTTGTATAATGATTTTTCAATGTATTTAGGTATGGTGTATTGTTACTTACCATTTTTAGTATTACCACTTTATAGCACATTAATTAAAATTGACCCAATCCTTTATGATGCTGCTGAAGATCTTGGTTCAAAACCAATAAACTCTTTCTTTAAAATAACTCTTCCCTTATCTATGCCTGGTCTTATTTCTGGAAGTTTATTAATTTTTGTTCCAGCAGTTGGAGAAGTAGTAGTACCTCAAATCATGGGTGGAAAAAATACGCTAATGATAGGTAACATCATTTGGGAAGAGTTCTTCACATCTAATAATTGGGGAATTTCTGCTGCAATCTCTATGCTACTAATTATAATTCTTGCAATTCCTATCTTATGGATGCAAAGAATACAGTCTAAACAAACTTTTGTTTAG
- a CDS encoding DUF3301 domain-containing protein, whose amino-acid sequence MSIALYTLILLAIAFFLWRNFLKNKEFAIDVAHNVAKKNDISLLDETVCLRKISFKFEDKRLCFYRVYSFDYNIMESFERYRAYIVLRNGILDDVIISKTESVSAHEDTNISNTNHEKNVINFDE is encoded by the coding sequence ATGTCGATAGCTTTGTATACATTGATACTATTAGCAATTGCTTTTTTTCTTTGGAGAAATTTTCTTAAGAATAAAGAATTTGCTATAGATGTGGCACATAATGTGGCAAAGAAAAATGATATTTCTTTACTTGATGAGACAGTTTGCTTAAGAAAGATAAGTTTTAAGTTTGAAGATAAAAGGTTATGTTTCTATAGAGTATATTCATTTGACTATAATATTATGGAAAGCTTTGAAAGATATAGAGCATATATAGTATTGAGAAATGGTATATTAGATGATGTTATAATCTCAAAAACTGAATCTGTTTCTGCTCATGAGGATACAAATATTTCTAATACTAACCATGAGAAAAATGTTATTAATTTTGATGAATAA
- a CDS encoding ABC transporter ATP-binding protein, producing MSKTPKKPLVTIKNLSKQFDDGHLAVDSINLDVYPKEFFSLLGGSGSGKSTLLRMLAGFEKPTDGKIIIDGVDMSNIPPYKRPVNMMFQSYALFPHMTIKQNIMFGLKQDRLPKEDIEKRTNAALKIIKMEHLAKRKPHQLSGGQRQRVALARCLAKRPKLILLDEPLSALDKNLRDQMQFELVDIQEQTGSTFIMVTHDQEEAMTMSTRIGIMSDGWLEQVSPPSEIYEFPKSKFVANFIGKSAIFEGRISKTSKNKSVIESDEAKTSFILERNIDGVEDQEIWVGLRPEKIFIDKEKPEDYDPKKPVNCIKGVVEDIAYLGGLSTYHVRTEGGKIVKSTDFNIERNADHPSWGDEVYLTWESQNIMVLYS from the coding sequence ATGTCTAAAACTCCTAAAAAACCCTTGGTTACTATAAAGAACCTATCAAAACAGTTTGACGACGGTCATTTGGCAGTAGATAGCATCAACTTAGATGTTTATCCTAAAGAATTTTTTTCACTACTTGGAGGGTCTGGTAGTGGTAAAAGTACCTTATTACGAATGCTTGCCGGATTTGAAAAACCTACTGATGGTAAAATCATTATTGATGGTGTTGATATGTCAAATATCCCGCCGTATAAAAGACCTGTAAACATGATGTTTCAATCATATGCACTATTCCCTCATATGACAATTAAACAAAATATTATGTTTGGCTTAAAGCAAGACAGATTACCAAAAGAAGATATAGAAAAAAGAACAAATGCTGCTCTTAAAATTATTAAAATGGAGCATCTTGCAAAAAGAAAGCCTCATCAACTTTCTGGTGGTCAAAGACAAAGAGTTGCATTAGCAAGATGTCTTGCAAAAAGGCCTAAACTAATATTACTAGATGAGCCTCTATCTGCTTTAGATAAAAACCTAAGAGATCAAATGCAGTTTGAACTTGTTGATATCCAAGAACAAACAGGTAGCACATTTATCATGGTAACTCATGATCAAGAAGAAGCTATGACAATGTCAACTAGAATAGGAATCATGTCTGATGGTTGGCTAGAACAAGTAAGTCCTCCATCAGAGATTTATGAATTCCCTAAAAGTAAATTTGTAGCTAACTTCATTGGTAAAAGTGCTATCTTTGAAGGCAGAATTAGCAAAACCTCAAAAAATAAGAGCGTAATTGAATCAGATGAAGCTAAAACCTCATTCATATTAGAAAGAAATATAGATGGCGTAGAAGACCAAGAAATATGGGTAGGATTAAGACCTGAAAAGATATTCATTGATAAAGAAAAACCAGAAGATTATGATCCCAAAAAACCTGTAAACTGTATCAAAGGAGTAGTCGAAGATATTGCTTACTTAGGTGGACTATCTACATATCACGTAAGAACTGAAGGTGGCAAAATAGTTAAATCTACGGACTTTAATATAGAAAGAAATGCTGACCATCCTTCATGGGGTGATGAAGTATATCTGACTTGGGAATCACAAAATATAATGGTGCTATATTCATAA
- a CDS encoding peptide MFS transporter, giving the protein MVIVDEKKRARYFVSLFFLQLFERFSFFGFFYILIFFCINKLSLTESQASIFAGSFTALCYVLSSLGGYVADKVLGVRRALFTGGICLLLGYSILASGDLFTDAAVYFGLAMVITGACMFVPMTLNSVSRLYAGDPAKLDSIYAYFNMANNIGALSGAILIPYLSSADSYGLENRHYGLALGVCAFGVLLALLNVFLNKQLFLSIAAPIGKKALGFKKLVTVIFGVMIFISLIATLLYFNRVISLVLVAAVIVIVGYFIYMTFQQDKEYRLKMLLLLVFIFYATIFFMTYAQKTTSFFLFNVHHVDLNVLGMRLNSQTVPGLLNTSGILIFSPLLAMYFNKMGDRLRSTSKFALCLMFAGLCYGFLFLVCLFNDPTSKVSFWWEVFAVGVFFSWAEIMATAVGLSLITQLVPTRVRGFCMGMWFLTWAVGIKMGAFIASLFASSNLESSKSSKLLGQAKIDSYLGYQELFMWIMIVTLVAAFSLFIIKRWINRVIYNN; this is encoded by the coding sequence TTGGTTATAGTTGATGAAAAAAAAAGAGCTAGATATTTTGTTTCTTTATTTTTCTTGCAATTGTTCGAAAGGTTTAGTTTTTTTGGTTTTTTTTATATTTTAATATTTTTTTGTATTAATAAACTCAGCTTGACAGAATCTCAAGCATCTATTTTTGCAGGATCATTTACTGCATTATGTTATGTACTTAGCTCATTAGGAGGATATGTTGCAGATAAGGTTCTAGGTGTTAGAAGAGCATTATTTACAGGTGGTATTTGTTTGCTCTTAGGCTATTCTATTTTAGCTAGTGGAGATTTATTTACTGATGCAGCGGTTTATTTTGGGCTAGCTATGGTGATTACTGGTGCATGCATGTTTGTACCTATGACATTAAATAGTGTGTCAAGATTGTATGCTGGAGATCCTGCAAAACTAGATTCAATATATGCATACTTTAATATGGCTAATAATATAGGGGCTTTATCTGGAGCTATTTTGATTCCTTATCTTAGTAGTGCTGACTCATATGGACTAGAAAATAGGCATTATGGACTTGCTTTAGGTGTTTGCGCTTTTGGAGTATTACTAGCTTTATTAAATGTATTTCTAAATAAGCAGTTGTTTTTATCAATCGCCGCTCCAATAGGTAAAAAGGCATTAGGCTTTAAGAAGTTGGTGACTGTTATCTTTGGGGTTATGATTTTTATTTCTCTAATAGCAACTTTATTATATTTTAACAGGGTTATTAGTTTGGTTCTTGTGGCTGCTGTCATCGTGATTGTTGGATACTTTATTTATATGACTTTTCAACAAGATAAAGAATATCGATTAAAGATGTTGTTATTACTAGTATTTATATTCTATGCGACCATATTTTTTATGACATATGCTCAAAAAACAACATCTTTCTTTCTATTCAATGTGCATCATGTTGACTTGAATGTGCTGGGGATGAGGTTGAACTCACAAACAGTGCCCGGTTTGTTAAATACTTCAGGGATACTTATATTTTCACCACTTTTGGCTATGTATTTTAATAAGATGGGTGATAGACTTCGCTCAACTAGTAAGTTTGCTCTTTGCTTAATGTTTGCTGGTTTATGCTACGGTTTTTTGTTTCTAGTCTGTTTATTTAATGATCCAACATCTAAAGTTTCTTTTTGGTGGGAAGTTTTTGCTGTGGGAGTCTTCTTTTCTTGGGCAGAGATTATGGCAACAGCAGTTGGACTTTCTTTAATTACACAGCTTGTGCCTACAAGAGTTAGAGGCTTCTGTATGGGTATGTGGTTCTTGACATGGGCTGTCGGTATAAAGATGGGTGCATTTATTGCATCGTTGTTTGCAAGTAGTAACTTGGAAAGCTCTAAAAGTTCAAAATTATTAGGTCAAGCTAAGATTGATAGTTACTTAGGATATCAAGAATTATTTATGTGGATTATGATAGTTACTTTAGTAGCAGCATTTTCCCTATTCATAATAAAGAGATGGATTAATAGGGTCATTTATAATAACTAG
- a CDS encoding glutathione S-transferase family protein, whose product MIHLYQLPKFKDKEYSMSPFCLKLELYFKAMGIDYVNQFSLELSKSPTGKMPYIETQGKKYADSGLIIDMLESESGNYLDSHLSKEQKAQAWAFIRMCEDNIYWVGAYGRWIDSDNVPNWKSILQETVGMPKIMLNLLFPAMKRGVAKQLKGQGLLLLSKKEIYQKATKDIESIANFLNGRKYFFNGKLSLVDIVVFSMLVMSANGSCGKRLLNIVKENNLENFIENINTKYFA is encoded by the coding sequence ATGATTCATTTATACCAGTTACCTAAATTTAAAGATAAAGAATATAGCATGAGTCCTTTTTGTCTTAAACTAGAGTTGTATTTTAAAGCTATGGGCATAGATTATGTAAATCAGTTTAGTCTTGAGTTAAGTAAGTCACCTACAGGAAAAATGCCATATATAGAAACTCAAGGTAAGAAATACGCAGATTCCGGACTTATTATAGATATGTTAGAATCAGAGTCTGGTAACTATTTAGATAGTCATCTTTCAAAAGAGCAAAAAGCACAAGCTTGGGCTTTTATTAGAATGTGTGAAGATAATATATATTGGGTTGGTGCATATGGCAGATGGATAGATTCAGATAATGTGCCAAATTGGAAAAGTATTCTCCAAGAAACTGTTGGTATGCCAAAAATAATGTTGAATTTATTATTCCCTGCGATGAAGAGAGGTGTTGCTAAGCAACTAAAAGGACAGGGATTGTTATTGTTGTCTAAAAAAGAGATTTATCAAAAAGCCACCAAAGATATAGAATCAATCGCTAATTTTCTTAATGGAAGAAAGTATTTCTTTAATGGGAAATTATCATTGGTTGATATCGTCGTATTCAGTATGTTGGTAATGTCAGCAAATGGAAGTTGTGGCAAAAGGCTTTTAAATATTGTTAAAGAAAATAATTTAGAGAATTTTATAGAAAATATTAATACAAAATATTTCGCTTAG
- a CDS encoding carotenoid oxygenase family protein translates to MNQFYLKGLDNVTQECKDISLNPEVDNLPNWFDGKILRIGPAKFNIGNQKLNHWFDGLAMVYKFEKIDKDIVFSNSFLKSPQYRANLKNKMLFDEFATLSPKNKFQKILTSIKRILKISKERPSCNVNFMKAGKNLLAITEVTNTIKLDNDGISTSGEYSFNDDIKGQITCAHPQYDPDTKEQFNFAVSIGKDFEYSIFRMKNEEEKRDIICKFKSKDFFYSHSLFLTKNYIILYAGPLRARATSFLTKTFNESLYYKKDARCEFIFIDRSSGEISKIDSERMLFLHSVNAYEKDGFVNLDIVAYLDELNPYDNLYLDKIKTGSFMMRTELRRYEVDILTKKSECIFLNKQNLEFPRINPEFLTKEYKYVYAAVQNKNTPEEFFNGIVKIDLENNQEDICFFKKGEYVSEPIFIKKPEVIDEDDGVIFINVLDAKKDLSYISILNAKDLTLLYKAYLPIKIPFSLHGIYLK, encoded by the coding sequence ATGAATCAGTTTTATTTGAAAGGTTTAGACAACGTAACTCAAGAGTGTAAAGATATTTCATTAAATCCAGAAGTTGATAATTTACCAAATTGGTTTGATGGGAAAATCTTAAGAATAGGCCCAGCAAAATTTAATATAGGAAATCAAAAGTTAAATCATTGGTTTGATGGCTTAGCAATGGTTTATAAATTTGAAAAGATAGATAAAGATATTGTTTTTAGTAATTCATTTTTAAAATCACCACAATATAGGGCTAATCTTAAAAATAAGATGTTATTCGATGAATTTGCTACATTATCTCCAAAGAATAAGTTCCAAAAAATACTTACATCAATTAAGCGTATACTAAAGATAAGTAAAGAAAGACCTAGCTGCAATGTTAACTTTATGAAAGCAGGGAAAAATTTACTTGCTATAACAGAAGTAACCAATACCATAAAACTTGATAATGACGGTATTTCAACTTCGGGGGAATATAGCTTTAATGATGATATAAAAGGTCAAATCACTTGTGCTCATCCTCAATATGATCCAGATACAAAAGAACAGTTTAATTTTGCTGTAAGTATTGGAAAGGACTTTGAGTATAGTATTTTCAGAATGAAAAACGAAGAAGAAAAGAGAGACATTATTTGTAAGTTTAAAAGCAAAGATTTCTTTTATTCTCATAGTTTGTTTTTGACTAAAAATTATATTATTTTATATGCTGGTCCACTACGAGCAAGAGCAACTTCTTTTTTAACAAAAACATTTAATGAAAGTTTATATTATAAAAAAGATGCTAGATGTGAGTTTATTTTTATTGATAGAAGTAGTGGAGAGATTTCTAAAATTGATTCAGAACGAATGCTGTTTTTACATTCAGTTAATGCATATGAAAAAGATGGCTTCGTTAACTTAGATATAGTTGCTTATTTAGATGAGCTAAATCCTTATGATAATTTATATCTGGATAAAATAAAAACAGGCTCTTTTATGATGAGAACTGAATTAAGAAGATATGAAGTAGATATTTTAACTAAAAAAAGTGAATGTATTTTTTTAAATAAACAAAATCTTGAATTTCCAAGAATTAATCCAGAATTTTTAACAAAAGAATATAAATACGTTTATGCTGCTGTGCAAAATAAGAATACTCCAGAAGAATTCTTTAATGGAATAGTAAAAATTGACTTAGAAAATAATCAAGAAGATATATGCTTCTTTAAAAAGGGAGAGTATGTTTCAGAACCAATCTTCATTAAAAAGCCTGAAGTTATTGATGAAGATGATGGTGTGATTTTTATTAATGTTTTGGATGCTAAAAAAGATTTATCTTATATTAGTATTTTGAATGCAAAAGATTTAACACTTTTATATAAAGCATATTTACCAATAAAGATACCTTTTTCTTTACATGGTATTTATTTGAAATAA
- a CDS encoding HAD-IB family phosphatase produces the protein MKNIIFDFDSTLIKGESLEILLEPILAQEPQKLIEIEKITNMGMSGDIDFKTSLEKRLAIAKPTKKAIDNFVKSYCPNIFSKGMVELINKMHKYKYNVWIFSGGLADSIRPFAEHLNIPKENIYAVEVEWDGKGEFIKLNSSNGAAESKTTAMDKIKDKFKNIESIVVGDGYTDYQLYEKGYVDKFVAYAEHAQRENVLAKAKYIAKDSKELEALLF, from the coding sequence ATGAAAAATATTATTTTTGATTTTGATTCTACTTTGATAAAAGGAGAGTCGTTAGAAATTCTTTTAGAACCAATTTTAGCTCAAGAGCCACAAAAGCTTATTGAAATTGAGAAAATTACAAACATGGGTATGAGTGGTGATATTGACTTTAAAACCTCTTTGGAGAAAAGGTTGGCTATAGCGAAGCCCACTAAAAAGGCAATAGATAATTTTGTTAAATCTTATTGTCCTAATATTTTTTCTAAAGGTATGGTAGAGCTAATAAATAAAATGCACAAATATAAATATAATGTTTGGATATTTAGTGGGGGATTAGCTGATTCTATTAGGCCATTCGCTGAACATTTGAATATACCTAAAGAAAATATCTATGCTGTTGAAGTTGAGTGGGACGGTAAAGGAGAATTTATTAAATTAAATTCAAGTAATGGTGCGGCAGAATCAAAAACTACTGCTATGGATAAAATTAAAGACAAGTTTAAAAATATCGAAAGTATAGTTGTTGGGGATGGCTATACTGATTATCAGCTTTATGAAAAAGGGTATGTAGACAAATTTGTAGCTTATGCAGAACATGCTCAAAGAGAAAATGTTTTAGCTAAGGCAAAATATATAGCAAAAGATTCTAAAGAGCTTGAAGCTTTATTGTTTTAA
- the alr gene encoding alanine racemase produces the protein MNVLEINKDKLRTNIEIIKKYIGNTKLCFPVKANAYGHGLELVVSSSCDLVDYFATANVLEALRVVKITDKPVIVFGVAEFEYIEDIVKYDLRISVQNYNDIAILEKLAKKYKKIIKVHINVNTGMNRMGVDYADAKRTIKRIYESDYIDLEGIYSHLACADNRDHPTNKKQILRFEELKQYTKSIDQNILCHLSNSYGFLGQRNISYDMIRPGILTYGFLPYFYLDREIREIKPIARLLSKVVKIITLNEDEGVGYSVIYRGFEGEQIAVVPIGYGDGFPRELGDRGVVNINGHIYQMAGKMSMDALTISLGRNEYGVKVGDEVELISDIPRNRNSAFSLAQQVLTIEYDIMSTLNDRIVRRLV, from the coding sequence ATAAACGTTTTGGAAATAAATAAGGATAAGTTAAGAACTAATATAGAAATAATCAAAAAATATATTGGAAATACAAAGCTATGTTTTCCTGTTAAAGCCAATGCATATGGGCATGGTTTAGAACTTGTTGTAAGTAGCTCTTGTGATTTGGTTGATTATTTTGCTACGGCTAATGTATTAGAAGCATTGAGAGTAGTTAAGATAACGGATAAGCCAGTAATTGTTTTTGGTGTTGCTGAATTTGAATATATTGAGGATATTGTGAAATATGATTTACGCATAAGTGTCCAGAATTATAATGATATTGCTATTTTAGAAAAACTTGCAAAAAAATATAAAAAAATAATAAAAGTTCATATAAATGTTAATACAGGTATGAACAGAATGGGAGTCGATTATGCTGATGCAAAAAGAACTATAAAAAGAATTTATGAATCAGACTATATAGATTTAGAGGGTATTTATAGTCATTTGGCTTGTGCAGATAATAGAGATCATCCTACTAATAAAAAACAAATATTAAGATTTGAAGAGCTTAAGCAATATACAAAATCAATTGATCAGAATATCCTTTGTCACCTCTCTAATTCTTATGGATTTTTAGGTCAGAGAAATATCTCTTATGACATGATTAGACCCGGTATATTGACTTATGGCTTCTTACCATATTTTTATCTTGATAGAGAGATTAGAGAAATTAAACCAATAGCACGACTTTTATCTAAAGTTGTTAAAATTATAACGCTAAATGAAGATGAAGGTGTTGGTTATTCGGTAATATATCGTGGTTTTGAAGGCGAGCAGATAGCTGTTGTTCCAATAGGGTATGGTGATGGATTTCCTAGAGAACTTGGAGATAGAGGGGTAGTTAATATAAATGGTCATATATATCAAATGGCTGGAAAAATGAGTATGGATGCTTTAACTATTTCTCTTGGTAGGAACGAGTATGGAGTTAAAGTTGGAGATGAAGTTGAGTTGATATCAGATATTCCTAGAAATAGGAATAGTGCATTTTCATTGGCTCAGCAAGTTCTTACCATAGAGTACGATATAATGTCAACATTAAATGATAGAATTGTTAGAAGGCTTGTATAA
- a CDS encoding DUF475 domain-containing protein — protein MKILKYFYGSIAITILGVIIGVYLFPDNIAATIYTILLLAVLEVSLSFDNAVINAKILNGMSKFWQKMFLVVGLPIAVFGMRLVFPILLVSVTSQFSFLEVVKLATNNPLLYQEILEQSMPLICGFGGAFLLMVFLNFFLSENNEHKWIAIIENNILVRKIKAYDGGYIVFAIIIGFLLVLYTPVQSQGKVALAFLLGVITHEVLGILTSIFNKPQLNTTEIAKNGLMGFIYLEIIDASFSFDGVIGAFAITTNIIIIMIGLGIGAMFVRSLTILFVEKETLSKYIYIEHGAHYAIGFLAIVLILKIFMHIPEWFSGSIGVLILTLAFLHSVITNKKLKQ, from the coding sequence GTGAAGATTTTAAAATATTTTTATGGCTCTATAGCTATTACAATATTGGGTGTAATCATTGGCGTCTATCTATTCCCAGACAATATAGCTGCAACAATATATACCATATTATTGCTAGCTGTTTTAGAAGTGTCGTTAAGCTTTGATAATGCTGTTATTAATGCAAAAATACTAAATGGAATGTCTAAGTTTTGGCAAAAAATGTTTCTAGTTGTAGGTCTACCAATTGCCGTATTTGGAATGAGGCTTGTTTTTCCAATTCTTTTAGTTAGTGTAACTAGTCAATTTAGTTTTCTTGAGGTTGTTAAGCTTGCAACCAACAACCCTCTCTTATACCAAGAAATATTAGAGCAATCTATGCCTTTAATATGTGGGTTTGGTGGTGCTTTCTTGCTTATGGTATTTTTAAACTTTTTCCTAAGCGAAAACAATGAACACAAATGGATAGCTATTATAGAAAACAACATTTTAGTAAGAAAAATCAAAGCTTATGATGGAGGGTATATAGTTTTTGCTATAATTATAGGTTTTCTCTTAGTTCTATACACACCAGTACAGTCTCAAGGAAAAGTTGCTTTAGCATTTTTGTTAGGTGTAATAACTCATGAAGTTTTAGGAATATTAACTTCAATCTTTAACAAACCTCAGCTTAATACTACTGAAATAGCAAAGAATGGTCTTATGGGATTTATTTATTTAGAAATAATTGATGCTTCTTTCAGTTTCGACGGGGTTATAGGAGCATTCGCTATTACAACAAATATTATAATTATAATGATTGGCCTAGGTATTGGTGCCATGTTTGTTAGATCATTAACTATATTATTTGTTGAAAAAGAAACTCTTTCAAAATATATATATATAGAACATGGTGCACATTACGCTATTGGTTTTTTGGCAATTGTTTTGATTTTAAAAATATTTATGCACATTCCAGAATGGTTTAGTGGAAGTATTGGAGTACTTATTTTAACCTTGGCTTTCCTACATTCAGTAATAACAAATAAAAAATTAAAACAATAA
- a CDS encoding ABC transporter permease yields the protein MKKLNFSNIVLILGIIFLYVPLIILVVFSFSDSAIINLWGGFTLDWYRELADDLDIINAALVSLKIAILASIISTILGTIVAYAITRFTFFRTRNFLYGLVATPLVLPDIILGVALLLTFSSFQQLIGWPHERGTTTVVIAHVTMCTAYVAIVMQSRIASLDISLEEAALDLGAGPTKTFFFVMLPQLMPSLITSALLTFTLSIDDLVITEFVAGSDNPTLPMYIYSTVKNGPTPEINALATIMIAIIIIAVVTGMIILSKLNKNTSGKK from the coding sequence ATGAAGAAACTTAATTTTAGCAATATCGTCTTAATTCTAGGAATTATTTTTCTCTATGTTCCTTTAATAATTCTGGTTGTCTTTTCATTCAGTGATTCAGCCATTATTAACCTATGGGGAGGCTTTACTCTTGACTGGTATAGAGAGTTGGCTGACGATTTAGACATTATAAATGCTGCTTTAGTTAGTTTGAAAATTGCTATTCTTGCATCAATAATATCTACTATACTAGGAACCATTGTTGCTTATGCTATTACTAGATTTACATTTTTTCGTACAAGAAACTTTTTATATGGACTAGTAGCAACGCCTCTAGTACTACCAGATATTATTCTTGGTGTGGCACTATTACTTACTTTCTCTAGCTTCCAACAACTTATCGGCTGGCCTCATGAGAGAGGTACAACAACCGTTGTTATTGCACATGTAACAATGTGTACAGCTTATGTAGCAATTGTTATGCAATCTAGGATAGCAAGCTTAGATATATCTCTTGAAGAAGCAGCTCTTGATTTAGGTGCAGGCCCTACTAAGACCTTTTTCTTTGTAATGCTACCTCAATTAATGCCTTCGTTAATCACCTCAGCTTTACTTACTTTTACGCTATCAATAGATGACCTTGTAATTACAGAGTTCGTGGCAGGAAGTGATAACCCTACTTTACCAATGTATATCTATTCAACAGTAAAAAATGGACCAACGCCTGAAATAAATGCTTTAGCAACTATTATGATAGCTATAATAATAATAGCTGTAGTAACTGGTATGATAATCCTTTCAAAACTAAATAAAAATACATCTGGAAAAAAATAA